The following coding sequences are from one Paenibacillus sp. FSL R5-0912 window:
- the alr gene encoding alanine racemase, giving the protein MQASYRPTVAEINLDDLRANYEAFRAALLPETKFMGCVKGNAYGHGAVEVTRELERLGADYVSVAFLDEALELRQAGILLPILVLGYTSPEGIAVAWKNNVTVTLFTPEVLEAVRALPVEKEHRLKVHIKIDSGMGRLGLLPADAPAFIAEVHSVAQAELEGMFTHFAKADEQNKSYTLMQHRRFMSVAETLRDMDIKIPIIHTGNSATAIDTPLLSSNMVRVGISLYGFYPSSEVNRELVALHPVMTLKTQAVYIKTLPPDSGISYGTRYFTDSDEVIATLPVGYADGYSRMLTGKAEVLIRGRRVPVVGTICMDQCMVSLKSFAEEAEQIKAGEEVVLIGRQGAVSITADELALHLGTIHYEVICMLAHRVPRVYVREGMLPNLVNPLLQT; this is encoded by the coding sequence GTGCAAGCAAGCTATCGACCGACAGTAGCCGAGATCAATCTGGATGATTTGCGTGCCAATTATGAGGCTTTCCGGGCGGCACTGCTGCCGGAGACCAAATTCATGGGATGCGTCAAAGGAAATGCGTACGGACACGGTGCCGTGGAAGTGACCCGGGAGCTGGAACGACTTGGAGCGGATTATGTTAGTGTCGCCTTTTTGGATGAGGCATTGGAGCTGCGTCAGGCGGGAATACTACTTCCTATTCTGGTGCTGGGCTACACCTCCCCGGAAGGAATAGCCGTTGCCTGGAAGAATAACGTTACCGTAACACTGTTCACACCGGAAGTACTGGAAGCTGTTAGAGCGCTTCCTGTAGAGAAGGAGCACCGGCTGAAGGTGCACATCAAGATTGACAGCGGGATGGGCAGGCTGGGATTATTGCCGGCCGATGCACCTGCTTTCATTGCTGAAGTGCATTCAGTAGCGCAGGCGGAGCTGGAGGGCATGTTTACTCATTTTGCTAAGGCAGACGAACAGAACAAAAGCTATACACTGATGCAGCACCGACGTTTCATGAGCGTGGCGGAAACGCTTCGGGATATGGATATTAAGATCCCGATCATACATACGGGCAATAGCGCTACGGCCATTGATACACCTCTCTTATCCAGCAACATGGTGCGTGTAGGCATAAGCTTGTACGGATTCTATCCTTCAAGTGAGGTGAACCGTGAGCTGGTGGCTTTACACCCGGTAATGACGCTGAAGACGCAGGCTGTCTATATCAAGACCCTGCCGCCTGACTCAGGCATCAGCTACGGCACCCGGTATTTCACGGACAGCGATGAGGTTATCGCTACGCTTCCCGTGGGATACGCTGACGGATATTCCCGCATGCTAACGGGCAAAGCGGAGGTGCTAATACGCGGACGCCGCGTTCCTGTCGTCGGAACCATCTGCATGGACCAGTGTATGGTATCACTCAAATCTTTCGCTGAAGAAGCGGAACAAATCAAAGCTGGCGAAGAGGTTGTACTCATCGGCCGCCAGGGAGCTGTGTCGATCACGGCAGACGAACTGGCGCTCCATCTTGGGACGATTCACTACGAAGTCATCTGTATGCTGGCTCACCGGGTGCCCCGCGTATATGTACGCGAAGGCATGTTACCCAACCTCGTGAATCCCTTGCTGCAGACTTGA
- a CDS encoding CopG family ribbon-helix-helix protein, which produces MANLQNTKRIMISLPDHLLQEVDGIVQLENSNRSELIRQAMKLYLTERRKRTIRESMQRGYMEMAKINLTMASEAFLAEEDADSTLGRLVSGV; this is translated from the coding sequence GTGGCCAATTTGCAGAACACCAAAAGAATCATGATCAGCTTGCCCGATCATCTCTTGCAGGAAGTGGATGGGATCGTTCAATTGGAGAACTCTAACCGTAGTGAATTGATCAGGCAGGCCATGAAGCTGTACTTGACTGAACGGAGGAAACGTACCATCCGGGAGTCGATGCAGCGGGGATACATGGAAATGGCTAAGATTAATTTGACCATGGCAAGCGAGGCCTTTCTCGCAGAGGAAGATGCAGACAGTACTCTTGGCCGCTTAGTAAGCGGGGTGTAA
- a CDS encoding type II toxin-antitoxin system PemK/MazF family toxin, whose protein sequence is MIVKRGDVFFADLSPVVGSEQGGVRPVLVIQNDIGNRFSPTVIVAAITAQIQKAKLPTHVEIDAAAHGFDRDSVILLEQVRTIDKQRLTDKITHLDDETMKLVDDSLQISLGLIDF, encoded by the coding sequence TTGATTGTTAAACGCGGCGACGTTTTTTTTGCCGACCTTTCACCGGTCGTGGGTTCAGAGCAAGGCGGAGTTAGGCCGGTACTGGTCATTCAGAACGACATTGGCAATCGCTTCAGCCCGACTGTAATTGTGGCAGCTATCACTGCCCAGATCCAGAAGGCCAAACTGCCGACGCATGTGGAGATTGATGCGGCTGCCCATGGCTTTGACCGGGATTCCGTTATATTGCTGGAGCAGGTTCGGACCATTGACAAACAACGCTTAACCGATAAGATCACCCACTTGGACGATGAGACCATGAAGCTGGTGGATGATTCGCTGCAAATCAGCCTGGGTCTGATTGACTTCTGA
- a CDS encoding TetR/AcrR family transcriptional regulator — protein sequence MQNASHLFAHKGYGAVSMNEVCLAAKVSKGSLYHHFPSKDELFLYVVEDDTQKWLCEWEELRSKISGTEARLFALGDHYANDFQNPLIHALEEYARSRTLTDDIRQRLSQIYESASQACRDLLQEGMDSGYLIPGNLDNYVTIVSGMLEGIGRVSEITALAKGPEDIREYYRGAIQLLLQGLRTRES from the coding sequence CTGCAGAATGCTTCACATTTGTTCGCACACAAGGGTTATGGTGCGGTAAGTATGAATGAAGTCTGCTTAGCTGCGAAGGTCAGCAAGGGTAGCCTGTATCACCATTTTCCCAGCAAGGATGAACTGTTCTTGTATGTGGTGGAGGATGATACCCAGAAGTGGCTCTGTGAGTGGGAGGAGCTGCGGAGCAAGATCAGCGGGACGGAAGCCAGGCTGTTCGCGCTGGGAGACCATTACGCGAATGACTTCCAGAATCCGCTGATTCATGCGCTGGAGGAATACGCCAGATCCCGTACGCTTACCGATGATATCCGCCAGCGGCTCTCGCAGATCTACGAATCTGCATCACAGGCCTGCCGTGACCTGCTTCAGGAGGGTATGGATTCCGGATATCTGATTCCAGGCAATCTGGACAACTATGTGACCATCGTCAGCGGCATGCTGGAAGGGATCGGCAGGGTCAGCGAGATTACAGCACTCGCCAAGGGGCCTGAGGATATCAGGGAATATTACCGCGGGGCCATTCAGCTGTTGCTTCAAGGACTGCGTACCCGGGAGAGCTGA
- a CDS encoding MFS transporter, translated as MSLLLRNRGAMLLLMLNIFLAFTGIGLVVPIMPTYMNELGIGGSVVGLLVAAFALTQLLVSPFAGNWSDRMGRKKIIIAGLIVFAFSELLFGLATVPWLLFVSRMLGGAGAAMIMPAVMAYVADTTSSEERAKGMGLINAAITTGFIIGPGIGGYLAELGIRVPFFVAAGAAAVVALITFAVLPESLSAEKRHEAKSDEGNKENLGMQMLRSYREPYFFGLVIIFVLSFGLANYDTVFGLFVDHKFGFTPKDIAFVLTFGSIAGAVVQVTVFSWILNRFGENRVISICLLIAGLSIFLTLFVHGFAAIVAVTFIVFLAMDILRPAVGTQLSKMADESQQGFVMGMNSAYTSLGNIAGPIVAGILFDMDVNFPYAAAALVMVLCFLMSLSYGRRKRSRRSPVMR; from the coding sequence ATGTCATTATTACTAAGAAACCGGGGCGCGATGCTGCTCCTGATGTTGAATATATTTTTGGCGTTCACGGGGATTGGTCTGGTTGTCCCTATTATGCCGACCTACATGAATGAGCTGGGCATTGGCGGGAGTGTTGTCGGACTGCTGGTGGCCGCTTTTGCCCTGACACAGCTGCTGGTATCACCGTTTGCCGGGAACTGGTCGGACCGGATGGGCCGCAAAAAAATCATTATCGCCGGACTAATTGTCTTTGCCTTTTCGGAGCTGCTCTTTGGTCTGGCCACGGTACCCTGGCTGCTCTTCGTATCCAGAATGCTCGGCGGTGCGGGTGCGGCGATGATTATGCCGGCGGTTATGGCTTATGTTGCCGATACGACTTCTTCTGAAGAACGCGCCAAAGGTATGGGCTTGATTAATGCGGCCATCACTACGGGATTCATCATTGGTCCGGGAATTGGCGGGTATTTGGCTGAGCTCGGCATCCGGGTCCCTTTTTTCGTCGCTGCCGGAGCGGCTGCCGTTGTGGCACTCATTACTTTTGCCGTTCTGCCGGAATCACTGTCTGCGGAGAAGCGACATGAAGCGAAGTCTGATGAGGGGAACAAGGAGAATCTGGGGATGCAGATGCTACGCTCTTACCGGGAGCCTTATTTCTTCGGTCTGGTGATCATATTCGTGCTCTCCTTCGGACTGGCTAACTATGATACAGTGTTCGGGCTGTTTGTGGATCATAAGTTCGGGTTCACTCCTAAGGATATTGCGTTTGTCCTGACATTCGGTTCCATCGCGGGTGCGGTGGTTCAGGTTACAGTGTTTAGCTGGATTTTGAACCGTTTCGGCGAAAATAGAGTGATTTCCATCTGTCTGCTCATTGCCGGACTGTCTATCTTCCTCACGCTGTTCGTTCATGGGTTCGCAGCTATTGTTGCAGTGACCTTCATCGTATTCTTGGCGATGGATATTCTCCGCCCCGCCGTCGGTACGCAGCTCTCCAAGATGGCGGATGAATCACAGCAGGGGTTTGTCATGGGGATGAACTCTGCCTACACCAGTCTTGGCAATATTGCCGGCCCGATTGTTGCCGGAATCCTGTTCGATATGGATGTGAATTTCCCTTATGCGGCGGCTGCGCTCGTCATGGTGCTCTGCTTCCTCATGTCGCTGAGTTACGGCAGAAGGAAACGGAGCCGGCGGAGTCCGGTGATGCGGTAA
- a CDS encoding Tex family protein codes for MAGQAAEEAAARQEQELITAAIAKELGISLKQVRTTVGLLDEGNTIPFIARYRKEMTGELDENALRDIEERLGYLRNLGERKKDVIRSIEEQGKLTPELQAQIMKAVKLQEVEDLYRPFKQKRKTRASVAKEKGLEPLADWIMEQRRQGNPYEEAAKYIDADKGVDSAELAVQGAMDIIAENIADDPAIRSWVRQYTASQGILVSEAKDAEQESVYENYYSYREPVHKMPPHRILAINRGERENVLKVGIEIIADKIHAFIIRKLVKGPSPVKELLEAVTEDAYKRLIAPSVEREVRGEMTEKGEAQAISIFSGNLRSLLLQPPVKGRHVLGVDPAYRTGCKLAVVDDTGKLLEVAVTYPTPPNNKKQEAATKFKELIAKYGIQLIVIGNGTGSRETEQFTAEVIAEVGNPELAYLIVNEAGASVYSASKLAQEEFPDLDVAERSAASIARRVQDPLAELVKIDPKAIGVGQYQHDVSQKHLEESLKGVVESAVNHVGVDVNTASASLLSYVAGVNATIAKNIVKFREENGKFATRKALQKVPRLGAKSYEQCIGFLRIPGGDNTLDRTPIHPESYPVVDRLFRELGLDVERLGSKEVAQQLEVQDAAELAVKLDVGVPTLRDILESLQRPGRDPREELPLPIFRTDVLKIEDLVPGMEMQGTVRNVIDFGAFVDIGIKNDGLVHISQLSGSFVKHPMDVVSVGDNVTVWVMGVDLKKGRVSLTMRQPREVAGSVK; via the coding sequence ATGGCAGGTCAAGCGGCGGAAGAAGCAGCTGCCCGCCAGGAGCAGGAACTGATTACTGCAGCAATTGCGAAGGAACTGGGCATTAGCCTGAAGCAGGTACGGACTACGGTAGGGCTGCTGGATGAGGGCAACACGATTCCGTTTATTGCCCGGTACCGCAAGGAAATGACCGGAGAGCTGGATGAGAACGCGCTGCGCGACATCGAGGAACGGCTTGGATATCTGCGCAACCTCGGTGAGCGGAAGAAGGATGTCATCCGCAGCATTGAGGAGCAGGGCAAGCTGACCCCGGAGCTGCAGGCGCAGATCATGAAGGCAGTGAAGCTGCAGGAAGTGGAGGACTTGTACCGTCCGTTCAAGCAGAAGCGCAAGACACGGGCCAGTGTTGCCAAGGAGAAGGGGCTGGAGCCGCTTGCCGATTGGATCATGGAGCAGCGCCGCCAGGGTAATCCTTATGAAGAAGCGGCGAAATATATAGATGCGGATAAAGGTGTAGACAGTGCTGAGCTTGCTGTCCAAGGGGCAATGGATATCATTGCCGAGAATATTGCCGATGATCCGGCCATCCGTTCCTGGGTGCGCCAGTATACGGCGAGCCAGGGGATTCTGGTCTCCGAAGCGAAGGATGCGGAGCAGGAGAGCGTATATGAGAATTACTATTCCTACCGTGAGCCTGTGCACAAAATGCCGCCGCACCGTATTCTGGCCATTAACCGCGGGGAGCGGGAGAATGTGCTGAAGGTCGGCATTGAGATTATTGCCGACAAGATTCATGCTTTCATTATCCGCAAGCTGGTGAAGGGTCCGTCCCCGGTCAAAGAGCTGCTAGAAGCAGTGACCGAGGATGCCTACAAACGGCTGATTGCACCTTCCGTCGAGCGCGAGGTGCGCGGGGAGATGACGGAAAAAGGGGAGGCGCAGGCGATTTCCATCTTCTCCGGAAATCTGCGCAGCCTGCTGCTGCAGCCGCCGGTGAAGGGCCGCCATGTGCTGGGCGTAGACCCGGCTTACCGCACCGGCTGCAAGCTGGCCGTTGTGGACGATACCGGCAAGCTGCTGGAGGTAGCGGTCACGTATCCGACGCCGCCGAACAATAAGAAGCAAGAGGCGGCGACCAAGTTCAAAGAGCTGATTGCCAAATATGGCATCCAGCTCATCGTAATCGGCAACGGCACCGGCTCGCGGGAGACGGAGCAGTTCACGGCCGAGGTCATTGCCGAGGTCGGGAATCCTGAACTGGCCTACCTGATCGTTAACGAGGCAGGGGCCAGCGTGTATTCGGCCTCCAAGCTGGCGCAGGAGGAGTTCCCGGACCTGGATGTGGCGGAGCGCAGCGCCGCCTCCATTGCCCGCCGCGTGCAGGACCCGCTCGCGGAGCTGGTGAAGATCGACCCGAAGGCGATCGGTGTCGGGCAGTACCAGCATGATGTGTCGCAGAAACATCTGGAGGAGAGCCTGAAGGGCGTAGTGGAGTCGGCGGTTAACCACGTCGGTGTCGACGTGAATACCGCTTCGGCCTCGCTGCTGTCCTATGTGGCGGGAGTCAATGCGACGATCGCCAAGAATATTGTGAAGTTCCGCGAGGAGAACGGCAAGTTCGCCACGCGCAAGGCACTGCAGAAGGTGCCGCGCCTGGGCGCGAAATCCTACGAGCAGTGCATCGGCTTCCTGCGTATCCCCGGAGGGGATAACACATTGGACCGCACGCCGATCCATCCGGAATCCTATCCGGTGGTCGACCGGCTGTTCCGTGAGCTGGGCCTCGATGTGGAGAGGCTCGGCAGCAAGGAAGTAGCACAGCAGCTGGAGGTGCAGGATGCCGCCGAGCTGGCTGTGAAGCTGGATGTCGGCGTGCCTACGCTGCGCGACATCCTGGAGAGCCTGCAGCGCCCGGGCCGCGATCCGCGCGAGGAGCTGCCCCTGCCGATCTTCCGCACGGATGTGCTGAAGATCGAGGACCTGGTTCCCGGCATGGAGATGCAGGGAACCGTCCGCAACGTGATCGATTTCGGCGCGTTCGTCGATATCGGCATCAAGAACGACGGGCTGGTCCATATCTCCCAGCTGAGCGGCAGCTTCGTGAAGCACCCGATGGACGTGGTCTCCGTGGGAGACAATGTCACCGTATGGGTGATGGGCGTCGATCTGAAGAAGGGCCGCGTCAGCCTCACCATGCGCCAGCCGCGCGAGGTGGCCGGCAGCGTGAAGTAG
- a CDS encoding GNAT family N-acetyltransferase translates to MSNRVIRNFGQNDMAALGEMYAQVSAQEDVLFWWVGEESNWKNVICAFEGDKMVAKGQLQIFNVVPPGRLPGSKHKIFVNLKTLPGREQDIGLLDSIYSLLLERAHELKGTLPREYGTVLCTGNYAAEESCNTYFAQHLGYLPHSRLYTLHRDLNETIPVVELAAGLESAWVQLDSPEQREAYLELEAEIWPDTPLGVERLMEYQEHPLWTSAVVRDAGKVAGSLMVWQEDQKGIIEDVFVREPWRRRGIAKALLVRALAYLKEHGLEQAQLIAMTTNESALSLYESVGFQTGRQEIRLYTELG, encoded by the coding sequence TTGAGCAATAGAGTGATCCGGAATTTCGGGCAGAATGATATGGCGGCGCTTGGGGAAATGTATGCGCAGGTATCGGCACAGGAGGATGTGCTTTTTTGGTGGGTAGGGGAGGAGAGCAACTGGAAGAATGTAATCTGTGCCTTTGAAGGGGACAAAATGGTGGCCAAAGGCCAGCTGCAGATTTTCAATGTAGTTCCCCCTGGACGTCTGCCTGGGAGCAAACATAAGATTTTTGTGAATCTGAAAACACTGCCCGGGCGTGAACAGGATATCGGACTGCTGGATAGTATCTACTCCCTTCTGCTGGAACGGGCGCATGAGCTAAAGGGAACACTGCCCCGGGAATACGGAACGGTTCTGTGTACGGGGAATTACGCTGCGGAGGAGAGCTGCAACACTTATTTCGCACAGCATCTGGGTTACCTGCCGCATAGCCGGTTATATACGCTCCATCGTGACTTGAACGAAACTATACCCGTAGTAGAGCTTGCGGCAGGTCTTGAATCAGCGTGGGTTCAGTTGGATTCGCCGGAGCAGAGAGAAGCTTATCTGGAACTGGAGGCGGAGATCTGGCCGGATACCCCGCTGGGCGTGGAACGTCTGATGGAATATCAGGAGCATCCGCTCTGGACATCGGCTGTTGTACGGGATGCAGGCAAGGTTGCCGGCAGTCTGATGGTCTGGCAGGAAGATCAAAAAGGGATTATCGAGGATGTGTTTGTCCGTGAGCCATGGAGAAGACGGGGGATCGCCAAGGCGTTGCTGGTCCGTGCCCTGGCGTATCTGAAGGAGCACGGGCTGGAGCAGGCGCAGCTTATCGCCATGACTACCAATGAATCAGCGCTGTCCCTGTACGAATCCGTGGGTTTTCAAACCGGACGGCAGGAGATTAGATTGTATACGGAGCTGGGATAA
- a CDS encoding GNAT family N-acetyltransferase — translation MTVELKPVCINNWYECTQLTVKQEQLYVFPAPVVYWIAESKYVDEFELRAIYSEEVPVGFLVFCTRPDKDDNCWIPALMIDHKHQGKGYGKAAMEILIQLMSDSNCTRIMIGHRPDNLIAGRMYEALGFLKASEEVIDGEIVRLLQISN, via the coding sequence ATGACTGTGGAACTAAAGCCAGTGTGTATTAATAATTGGTATGAATGCACCCAGCTTACAGTTAAGCAGGAACAGCTTTATGTTTTTCCTGCACCTGTGGTTTATTGGATTGCTGAATCGAAATATGTTGATGAATTTGAATTGCGTGCGATTTACTCAGAAGAGGTCCCCGTTGGATTTCTCGTATTTTGTACCCGTCCAGACAAGGATGATAACTGTTGGATTCCTGCCTTAATGATTGATCACAAGCATCAAGGCAAAGGTTATGGCAAGGCTGCAATGGAAATCTTGATTCAGCTGATGAGTGATTCCAATTGTACTAGAATCATGATTGGACACCGGCCAGACAATCTGATTGCGGGAAGAATGTATGAAGCTTTAGGGTTTCTAAAAGCCAGTGAAGAAGTAATTGACGGTGAAATTGTACGTCTGCTGCAAATCAGTAACTAG
- a CDS encoding S-layer homology domain-containing protein: MKNKSFQKRATKITLACSILAATVSFGASASAFSDMKGHASESKINALHQNGIINGITSDRFAPKSKLTYAQGLQFIVSGLKLSPQNTTGSKASDYFDKVKDNAWYASAFVAAKQSGLSLDKSIDPNAAMTRIQFAHLLTQALQSKGNFPVTLMYAEITDGGKLSTAEMNSLQILVNTRLITLEKNNTFRPNEPVTRAEAAVLIYDAAKFAKEVITPDDSATAPVNDYEAAVTLEKAATGVNKATVTVENLPNPGYGLSIERIEFGANQTAVIYFKVTAPPAGSMNLQVISSATAVTYLPEGYTAVAKSVTGSASAASSAGM, from the coding sequence ATGAAGAATAAATCATTCCAGAAGCGCGCTACAAAAATCACTCTAGCGTGCAGCATTCTGGCTGCAACAGTATCATTCGGAGCATCGGCTTCCGCCTTTTCGGATATGAAAGGCCATGCTTCCGAATCCAAAATTAATGCACTTCATCAAAATGGCATCATTAACGGAATTACCAGTGATAGGTTCGCACCGAAATCCAAGCTGACTTACGCCCAAGGCCTGCAGTTCATCGTCAGCGGCCTCAAGCTGTCTCCGCAGAATACTACCGGCAGCAAAGCCAGCGATTACTTCGACAAGGTAAAAGATAACGCATGGTATGCCTCCGCATTCGTGGCTGCCAAGCAAAGCGGATTGTCTCTGGACAAGTCCATCGACCCCAATGCGGCAATGACGCGGATCCAGTTCGCTCATTTGCTGACCCAGGCGCTGCAGAGTAAAGGGAATTTCCCGGTTACGCTGATGTATGCGGAGATCACAGATGGCGGCAAGCTGTCTACAGCAGAAATGAACAGTCTGCAGATTCTGGTCAATACCCGCCTGATCACACTAGAGAAGAATAACACCTTCCGTCCGAATGAACCGGTTACCCGCGCGGAAGCCGCAGTCCTGATCTATGATGCAGCCAAATTTGCCAAAGAGGTAATCACTCCCGATGACAGCGCCACTGCTCCGGTTAATGACTATGAAGCAGCGGTTACACTGGAAAAAGCGGCAACAGGCGTAAACAAAGCCACTGTAACGGTTGAGAATCTGCCTAACCCGGGTTACGGCCTGTCGATTGAGCGGATTGAATTCGGCGCTAACCAAACAGCAGTGATCTATTTCAAAGTGACTGCACCGCCTGCCGGCTCCATGAATCTGCAGGTCATCTCCAGCGCCACCGCCGTGACTTACCTGCCAGAAGGTTATACAGCGGTAGCCAAATCTGTAACAGGTTCAGCTTCTGCTGCTTCATCCGCAGGGATGTAA
- a CDS encoding GTP-binding protein: MIQQQEIERINVGIFAHVDAGKTTTTEHILYESGRIRALGSVDSGTALTDSMEVERQRGISVRAALASFTWRGVQINLVDTPGHVDFLSEVERSLRVMDCAVLILSAVEGVQAQSEMIWNALRKLGIPTLIFVNKMDRIGADPAAVLTQARTYLSGDIVPVQQPFYREREYIGAADLWSEGADAAARTELLEALAERDEELLELYMAGGTADLARWKRELAVRTAAGRMYPLVYGVAAKGLGVTALLDAMTQYFPRAGGDAEQPVSGIVYNIQRDKSMGRMAFVRLYQGTIRNRDTVMNYTQEVQGKVTQIRKVEGGRTEDVGALEAGDIAVVYGLSGVRIGDVLGRPEAIPQEAKLAVPLLTVRVFWGADADDHKVIAAFQELADEDPLLDTQWLQEERELHIKVMGPIQLEILDSVLQERFGLKVTFGPPSVIYRETPSRAGEGYVAYLMPKPCWAILRFQIEPGPPGSGLVYESLVRSSDLLPQYQNETARRVPEALQQGLRGWEVTDLKITLVEGNHHVWHTHPLDFAVATPMAIMDGLAHTGTSLLEPVLQVRIVVPEENGGRVMNDLVQMRGTFEPPVLQGDRMIIEGRLPLATSLEYPVTLSSYTKGRSTFTSFFAGYEPCPPDVTAERTRRGVNPLDQAKYILSVRKALQG, translated from the coding sequence ATGATTCAGCAGCAGGAGATTGAACGGATCAACGTGGGGATTTTTGCCCATGTGGATGCGGGGAAGACGACTACGACGGAGCATATTTTGTATGAGAGCGGGCGGATTCGCGCACTTGGCAGTGTGGACAGCGGAACGGCGTTGACGGATTCCATGGAGGTTGAGCGGCAGAGGGGAATTTCGGTGCGGGCGGCTCTGGCTTCGTTTACATGGCGGGGAGTGCAGATTAACCTGGTAGATACCCCGGGGCATGTGGATTTCCTGTCCGAGGTGGAACGCAGCTTGCGGGTGATGGATTGTGCGGTATTGATCCTGTCAGCAGTGGAGGGCGTGCAGGCACAGAGCGAGATGATCTGGAATGCGCTGCGTAAGCTGGGAATTCCGACGCTCATCTTCGTGAATAAAATGGACCGGATTGGCGCGGATCCAGCCGCTGTGCTAACACAGGCGCGGACCTATCTGTCCGGGGATATTGTGCCTGTGCAGCAGCCCTTCTATAGGGAACGGGAATACATAGGGGCGGCGGATTTGTGGAGTGAAGGCGCAGACGCGGCGGCGCGGACAGAGCTGCTGGAAGCGCTCGCGGAGCGGGATGAAGAGCTGCTGGAGCTGTATATGGCGGGCGGTACGGCAGATCTGGCGCGGTGGAAAAGAGAGCTGGCCGTTCGGACGGCTGCAGGAAGAATGTATCCGCTGGTGTATGGCGTAGCGGCCAAAGGTCTCGGTGTCACGGCGCTGCTCGATGCCATGACGCAGTATTTCCCCCGCGCGGGCGGGGATGCGGAGCAGCCTGTGTCCGGCATCGTGTACAACATCCAGCGTGACAAAAGCATGGGCCGCATGGCCTTCGTGCGCCTCTATCAAGGAACTATCCGCAACCGGGACACGGTGATGAATTATACGCAGGAGGTTCAGGGCAAGGTGACGCAGATCCGCAAGGTCGAAGGCGGACGCACCGAGGATGTGGGGGCGCTGGAAGCGGGTGACATCGCTGTAGTCTATGGGCTGTCCGGCGTGCGGATCGGCGATGTACTGGGCCGGCCGGAGGCCATTCCGCAGGAGGCGAAGCTTGCCGTGCCGCTGCTGACCGTGCGTGTCTTCTGGGGAGCGGATGCCGACGACCATAAGGTGATTGCCGCATTTCAGGAGCTGGCCGACGAGGACCCGCTGCTGGATACCCAGTGGCTGCAGGAGGAACGGGAGCTGCATATCAAGGTGATGGGGCCGATCCAGCTGGAGATCCTGGATAGTGTATTGCAGGAACGATTCGGGCTGAAGGTCACCTTCGGCCCGCCGTCGGTGATCTACCGCGAAACGCCAAGCCGCGCAGGGGAAGGCTACGTTGCCTACCTGATGCCGAAGCCGTGCTGGGCGATTCTGAGGTTCCAGATTGAGCCCGGCCCGCCGGGCAGCGGCCTCGTCTATGAATCATTGGTGCGCAGCTCCGATCTGCTGCCGCAATACCAGAACGAGACGGCCCGCCGCGTGCCGGAGGCGCTGCAGCAGGGTCTGCGCGGGTGGGAGGTTACCGACCTCAAGATCACACTGGTGGAGGGGAACCACCATGTGTGGCATACCCATCCGCTGGATTTTGCCGTGGCTACGCCCATGGCCATCATGGATGGGCTGGCCCATACCGGCACCAGCCTGCTGGAGCCGGTCCTGCAGGTGCGCATCGTCGTGCCTGAGGAGAACGGCGGCCGTGTGATGAACGACCTTGTGCAGATGCGCGGCACCTTTGAGCCGCCCGTGCTGCAGGGCGATCGGATGATCATTGAAGGCAGGCTGCCACTGGCAACCTCGCTAGAGTATCCTGTGACCTTAAGCTCCTACACGAAGGGGCGGAGCACGTTTACTTCCTTTTTTGCCGGCTATGAACCGTGCCCGCCGGACGTCACTGCTGAGCGTACCCGCCGGGGCGTGAACCCGCTGGATCAGGCCAAGTATATTCTGAGCGTGCGGAAGGCGCTGCAGGGGTAG